A genomic stretch from Arachis stenosperma cultivar V10309 chromosome 3, arast.V10309.gnm1.PFL2, whole genome shotgun sequence includes:
- the LOC130966413 gene encoding actin-depolymerizing factor 5-like, producing MAMAFKMATTGMWVTDECKNSFMEMKWKKVHRYIVFKIDEGSRLVKVDKVGAPGEGYADLAASLPKDDCRYAVFDFDFVTVDNCRKSKIFFIAWSPTASRIRAKILYATSKDGLRRALDGISYELQATDPAEMGFDVIQDRAK from the exons ATGGCGATGGCATTCAAGATG GCGACAACAGGGATGTGGGTGACGGATGAGTGCAAGAACTCATTCATGGAGATGAAGTGGAAGAAGGTTCACAGATACATAGTGTTCAAGATCGATGAAGGCTCAAGGCTTGTCAAAGTCGACAAGGTCGGTGCTCCCGGCGAGGGCTATGCCGATCTTGCCGCTTCCTTGCCTAAAGACGACTGCAGATATGCCGTCTTCGACTTCGATTTTGTCACGGTTGATAACTGCCGCAAAAGCAAGATATTCTTCATTGCATG GTCGCCAACGGCATCAAGGATAAGAGCTAAGATTCTATATGCAACATCGAAGGATGGTCTGAGAAGAGCATTGGATGGAATCAGCTATGAGCTTCAGGCCACGGATCCAGCTGAGATGGGATTCGATGTAATTCAAGACAGggctaaataa